The proteins below come from a single Oscillospiraceae bacterium genomic window:
- a CDS encoding ABC transporter ATP-binding protein: MAPIIHTEKLRKVYAVGKERVIALNNVDLSIEKGEFCCIVGQSGSGKSTLLNQLAGLEKPTSGKVFIGRHEISAMTENELAAFRQQHLGFIFQSYNLLPTMTAAENVALPLMFKGVDKKTRLARARRELKAMGLLGRANHLPTEMSGGQQQRVGIARAFVSSPKVIFADEPTGNLDSRTSKQVLYRMLELSKNNHVTFVMVTHEPELAECADRIVTILDGKVCSNVVQDEETKKKNRDALFADLEGNLDIGGEAAKEQSAKKPSPKGEGARRADEGQCSRSSPAKEE; this comes from the coding sequence TCGATCTGTCCATAGAAAAAGGGGAATTCTGCTGTATCGTCGGTCAGTCCGGCAGCGGCAAATCCACCCTGCTGAACCAGCTGGCCGGGCTGGAAAAGCCGACCTCGGGCAAGGTGTTCATCGGCAGGCATGAGATCAGCGCCATGACCGAGAACGAGCTGGCCGCGTTCCGCCAGCAGCATCTGGGGTTCATCTTCCAAAGCTACAATCTGCTGCCCACCATGACGGCGGCCGAAAATGTGGCCCTGCCGCTTATGTTCAAGGGCGTGGACAAAAAAACACGGCTGGCCCGCGCCCGCAGGGAACTGAAGGCCATGGGCCTTTTGGGCCGCGCCAACCACCTGCCGACCGAGATGAGCGGCGGCCAGCAGCAGCGTGTCGGCATTGCCCGCGCATTCGTCAGCAGCCCCAAGGTCATTTTTGCCGACGAGCCGACCGGCAACCTCGACTCCCGCACCAGCAAGCAGGTGCTGTACCGGATGCTGGAGCTGTCCAAAAACAACCATGTCACCTTCGTCATGGTCACGCATGAGCCGGAGCTGGCCGAATGTGCCGACCGCATCGTGACGATATTGGACGGCAAGGTCTGCTCCAATGTCGTGCAGGACGAGGAGACAAAGAAGAAAAACCGCGATGCCCTGTTTGCCGATCTGGAAGGGAATCTGGATATTGGCGGAGAGGCGGCGAAGGAACAGTCCGCAAAAAAGCCTTCCCCCAAGGGGGAAGGTGCCCGCAGGGCGGATGAGGGGCAGTGTTCCCGCAGCAGCCCCGCAAAAGAGGAATAA